Genomic segment of Nostoc sp. TCL240-02:
CAATTCGCAGCTAATCTTGGTAAAAAATCTGGAGAGTTTTTTACTCCGCAGAAGGTAGCAGAACTGTTAGTAAGTCTGCTTGAACCCCAACCAGGAATGAGTATTTGTGATCCTTTTTGTGGATTTGGAGGTATTTTGACTGAATGTATCAAGCAAATTAAACATTTGGAAAATAAGCCAAATGATTTACTGCTTTATGGACAAGATATAAACCAGAATACTTTTAGCCTTGCCAAAATTAATTTACTTTTGCATGACATTTTTGATTTTGACATCCGCTTAGGAGATACTATCCGTGAACCACAACTAGTTGAAAACGGTAATTTAATGCTTTTTGATAGGGTAATTTCCAATCCTCCATTTAGCATCCGTAATTGGGGTGATGAGCTAGCTAAATTTGATGTTTATGGCCGCTTTCGTTATGGAATTCCTCCTAAAGGAAGTGGTGACTTTGCTTTTATTCAGCACATACTCGCCACACTCAAAAACACTGGCAAAGCTGGGGTAATAGTTCCACTTGGAGTTTTATTTCGTGGAGGTGCAGAAAGTGAGATTCGCAGAAGGATTATTGAATCTGACTTAATTGAAGCAGTAATTGGTCTTGCAGCCAACCTATTTTATGGCACAGGTATCCCTACGGCTATTTTGATTTTTAATCAGGATAAGGAAGAAGTCCGTAGAAATAAAATTTTGTTCATCAATGCTAGTAATGAATATCAAAAGAGCCGTAATCAAAATTATCTGCGTGAAGAAGATATCACTCATATCATCACAGCTTACCAAGCCTTTCAAGATGAAGAGGGATATGCTAAGGTTGTGGCTGTAGAAGAACTAGCGGCTAATGAATATATTCTCAATATCAACCGCTATGTCTTAACCCCCAAGGATGAAAAAGACAAAATTGATATTAAGGCGGAGATTCTCAAGCTGCGCGAATTAGAGTCTCAACGTGCTGAAGCAGAGAAGGATATAAATAAATACTTACGTCAACTAGGAATAAAATTAAGTGATTGATTAGAAGCGATCGCAAAATAAATTAGTTTGAAAAATAAGGGTTTCACCATACTTACACCTACCTAAAAAGGGCTAGGATGCATACCCTACTCAAAACTTTTTCAAATCAGCCTCACGCTTCATTTGATACTAGCAATATAAATGTATTACCTACAACAAGCAGATATGCAACATTGCCTAGCCGAAATTCGTCATTCATTAATTAACTGAGATTAAGTTTTGCGTTAACCTCAGTAACGTAGTTTTTTAAGTTCACATTAGCAGTTAAAAGTGCTTATCATGATGCGTCAGCTTTCAGTTACTCTATCTTTAATGGCACTACTACAAAACTTGCCAGCAATTGCTCAAGTACCAGAATCTAATTCTGGAATCCCAGCTGATTCCATTCAACAAGTAACTGCTGTCAAATGGATGACAAACTTTCCCGATGGCAAATTTTATCCAGAAAGATTGCTGAGTCGGGCAGAGTTAGCCTCGATTATGGTAAAAGCATTTCGCCTAGATAAAAGAGAAGCTGTTACCAAAGCAAATTTAACGATTCCAGATGTTCCTCGTTCTTATTGGGCATTTAATGATATACAGACAGTCTTAAAAACTGACATCATGAAAGGCTATCGGGGTAATGAGTTTTTCCCTAATCAAAAGGTGACAAAGGCGGAGGCTCTTGCTATTTTCGCTCAAGCTTATGGTGTATTTCAGTTTCCTGATGAGGCTGTTAATGAGATTCTGGCTTCACATCCAGATGAAAAGTCTATCCCAACTTGGGCTAGAAAAGCGATCGCTACAGTAGCTACAGAAGGATTTCTCAATACAGATGCTCAAGGAAATATTTCTCCATTAAAACCCGTTACCCGTGGAGATATGGCTTATGTATTGAGTAAATATTTACAACGACAACAGCGACAACCCGAAACACCAGAAGTTCCGATTATTCAAAATAGCCCACAATCACCTTAGTTAGACTTTATCTAGTTAGACGACCTGCTGACAATCAGTTTTGACCCGGACTTCTATACTTGTCTCGAAGCTGGCGAAGATATAAGGAATTAGATTGTGTTGGTTGCTGCTGCATATAATTCCCATAATTAGACTGTAATGGTTGCGTCGGCTGCTGCAAGCCATAATTTCCATAATTAGATTGTGGTGGTTGCGCCGACTGCTGTAAGCCATAATTCGCATATCCCATAGGGTTTGTGGGAGTGACAACACTTTGACTCGGAATCTGGCTAGAGTAAGGTGCAATATTAGTTGGTATGCCAGAGGTGGCTGGGGACGTTCCTGGTGCTACATTAGGCACTACCTGACCGTTATTTAAATTACTGTAGGGATTTTGCTGCAAGTTCGTATAACCTGTACTAGTAGTTAACCCATTATTAGGCACTACCTGACCGTTATTTAAATTATTGTAGGGATTTTGTTGCAAGTTCCTACCCGTTGAGGTGTAGCCTGTCCCAGTAGTTAACCCAGTACTTGGTAGAGAATTCTGACTGGATAAACTATTCATGGGTGGCATTAACGTTGTTCCTGGCTCAGAGGCTCGGCCCAAAGCATTTGTCTGAGTTGCAGTGGTAC
This window contains:
- a CDS encoding N-6 DNA methylase, with the protein product MITLEYLEDRLWTAASILWGVFSSDDYINYLFRLLFLKRLSDLFEEESHKAKPRFFIPAISQWNYLQQIPENIGQALNEAGRAIENYNPGIRELQRIFINYNFEHSHSQVDIKKQDQVLRQLIWHLSEIKLQNKYFGEPDLLGKACEYLISQFAANLGKKSGEFFTPQKVAELLVSLLEPQPGMSICDPFCGFGGILTECIKQIKHLENKPNDLLLYGQDINQNTFSLAKINLLLHDIFDFDIRLGDTIREPQLVENGNLMLFDRVISNPPFSIRNWGDELAKFDVYGRFRYGIPPKGSGDFAFIQHILATLKNTGKAGVIVPLGVLFRGGAESEIRRRIIESDLIEAVIGLAANLFYGTGIPTAILIFNQDKEEVRRNKILFINASNEYQKSRNQNYLREEDITHIITAYQAFQDEEGYAKVVAVEELAANEYILNINRYVLTPKDEKDKIDIKAEILKLRELESQRAEAEKDINKYLRQLGIKLSD
- a CDS encoding S-layer homology domain-containing protein; translation: MRQLSVTLSLMALLQNLPAIAQVPESNSGIPADSIQQVTAVKWMTNFPDGKFYPERLLSRAELASIMVKAFRLDKREAVTKANLTIPDVPRSYWAFNDIQTVLKTDIMKGYRGNEFFPNQKVTKAEALAIFAQAYGVFQFPDEAVNEILASHPDEKSIPTWARKAIATVATEGFLNTDAQGNISPLKPVTRGDMAYVLSKYLQRQQRQPETPEVPIIQNSPQSP